In Flavobacterium gelatinilyticum, a genomic segment contains:
- a CDS encoding RagB/SusD family nutrient uptake outer membrane protein, with the protein MKKIYISMFALTALLFTGCADDYLDVDQTEAISTGDIELFNNDAGATTFVTAIYNKFLDWDTTSFGWIGLTSITTDDADKGSSPGDVGTDKDVLDALTYNASNPSSEGNFKAYYAGINRCNQALNIIPQLDKANADLRARLIGEAKFMRAFMYFTLVKCYGGVPIVDHLPNPSSLDDKNMLLTRKTAAEVYAFIESDLNDAIGALPLKSAYSADEKARVSKGSAYALLAKVNLYQKNWQKVVENCNLVTGYSLVAEYASMWRLAGENGPESIFEINGVGSVPAKGIKQYSQVQGARGTGGWGWGFNTPSQSLVNAYEPGDVRKAATIIFKGTTLYDGRVVPNTVENDRYNYKAYSSNYTGADDSDANVIFIRYAEVLLMKAEALNELGQTSEAIPLLNQIRNRAKLPNTTYTSQDDVRKAIWRERRVELAFEFDRFFDLVRTGQAKTAFEADKSDAFPNGKVFTEGRNELFPIPESFLNEAKGLSDQNPGY; encoded by the coding sequence ATGAAAAAGATATATATATCAATGTTTGCATTAACAGCTTTACTTTTTACTGGATGTGCAGACGATTATTTAGATGTTGACCAGACAGAAGCAATTTCTACTGGTGATATTGAATTATTTAATAATGATGCAGGAGCAACAACATTTGTAACTGCAATATATAACAAGTTCTTAGATTGGGATACAACATCTTTCGGATGGATCGGATTAACTAGTATAACAACCGATGATGCTGATAAGGGATCATCTCCGGGAGACGTTGGAACAGATAAAGATGTATTAGATGCTTTGACTTATAATGCTTCGAATCCTTCTTCTGAAGGAAATTTTAAAGCTTATTATGCTGGAATTAACAGATGTAATCAAGCCTTAAATATTATCCCTCAACTAGATAAAGCTAATGCTGATTTAAGAGCTAGATTAATTGGGGAAGCTAAATTTATGAGAGCTTTTATGTATTTTACTTTAGTAAAATGCTATGGAGGTGTTCCAATTGTAGATCATTTACCAAATCCTTCATCATTGGACGATAAAAACATGCTTCTTACTCGTAAAACAGCTGCAGAGGTTTACGCTTTTATTGAAAGTGATTTAAATGATGCTATCGGAGCTTTACCATTAAAGTCTGCTTACTCTGCAGATGAAAAAGCAAGAGTATCAAAAGGATCTGCTTATGCATTACTTGCCAAAGTTAACTTGTATCAAAAAAACTGGCAAAAAGTTGTAGAGAATTGCAATTTAGTAACAGGTTACAGCCTTGTTGCTGAATATGCTTCTATGTGGAGATTAGCAGGAGAGAACGGACCTGAATCTATTTTTGAAATTAATGGGGTTGGATCAGTTCCAGCAAAAGGTATTAAACAATATTCTCAAGTTCAGGGTGCTCGTGGTACCGGAGGCTGGGGCTGGGGATTCAATACTCCATCTCAAAGTCTTGTAAATGCTTATGAACCTGGAGATGTTAGAAAGGCTGCTACTATCATTTTTAAAGGAACAACATTATACGATGGAAGAGTGGTTCCAAATACTGTTGAGAATGACAGATATAACTACAAAGCTTATTCATCTAATTATACTGGTGCTGACGATAGTGATGCCAATGTTATTTTTATAAGATATGCTGAAGTTTTATTAATGAAAGCTGAAGCCTTAAATGAACTTGGACAGACAAGTGAAGCTATCCCATTATTAAATCAAATTAGAAACAGAGCAAAACTGCCTAATACTACTTATACTTCACAAGATGATGTAAGAAAAGCAATTTGGAGAGAAAGAAGAGTGGAGTTAGCTTTTGAATTTGACAGATTTTTTGATTTAGTAAGAACTGGTCAGGCTAAAACTGCTTTTGAAGCAGATAAGAGCGATGCTTTTCCAAATGGAAAAGTCTTCACAGAAGGCAGAAACGAATTATTCCCTATCCCGGAATCATTCTTAAATGAAGCAAAAGGTCTTTCAGATCAAAATCCTGGTTACTAA
- a CDS encoding SusC/RagA family TonB-linked outer membrane protein, translating to MKNFIFSLFVLLMLPAYMSGQAQAIKGKVVDSSGMGIPGAIIASSDARATADADFDGNFTINAKPGDILKVSMLGFDAVSVPATAAPMTITLQEAGDTALKEVVVIGYGTRKKIDNTTAISSIKAEEITKTKVLNASQAIQGKAAGVQVISSDLPGSTPSVVIRGLGTALGGRNPLYIVDGMQTENINNINTNDITSYEVLKDASALAIYGTRAANGVIIVTTKKGKGDKVSVEIESFAGVRQPLKKVKMAGSNKFAYYTNAALQSTTFSQDQPVNTDWFDAITRTGSYTQNNISVSGGGENIKYFFSLGNYEEKAVLNGLDYGRTTFRNNNEYKISKKLTLNQNFSFTSTNSTPKPLSAFTNAYKQSPIVPVRFANGQYGVSRVGENGFANTTGSAFNNVGNPVAQLDLFDEQQKSVTLQGGLKLDYEILPSLKFTSQFNGEYYTWKQYNFEDSENIWLAANPDKTSADFDKRVETEKIPYNLLTKGREEYFNWNLSNYLTFNKVFDQIHDVEVTAGIETSVRGNREKLTIVRKNVNDDSNYWSLKDVDYVANVTSYKDEVFNETKLASYFGRFQYKLMDRYLLTGTIRRDGSSNFAKDYRWGTFPAFGLGWVITKEEFMADVKVINLLKLRGGWGKLGNQNVPLNRQGYSSGLNSYLGGSILYEGTTINSQIDPSLSWEVTEESSVGLDFELFDNRLKGTFDLYNKNTDNVILNVKPYMASGITNASPAHVGEVSNKGYEVSLRWDDKINDELSYWVGGNFSRNKNELTGLKDVVLSPIEGGSLGNGETTKFLDNSSIGQPLGSFFLYEYAGFDTDNGKMLYYNLLGQKVTQDALGDADKKYVGSILPKANYGVTLGVNYKNFDFSVDGYGTYGAKVYNGKKAQRFGGENMEDSFANNFWTVNNPTASNPGAFNSTPVASTFYLESGDFFRINNITFGYKLPLSENSFISYCRLYVNAINPFITQKFSGFSPELNADGDPYKLQGVELDAYPTLRSFVVGANLKF from the coding sequence ATGAAAAATTTTATTTTTAGCTTATTTGTGCTGCTAATGCTTCCGGCATATATGTCCGGGCAGGCACAAGCGATTAAAGGGAAAGTAGTTGACAGCAGCGGAATGGGAATTCCGGGTGCAATTATTGCTTCATCTGACGCAAGAGCAACTGCTGATGCAGATTTCGACGGAAACTTTACTATCAATGCAAAACCCGGAGACATATTAAAGGTTTCTATGTTAGGTTTTGATGCAGTTTCTGTACCGGCAACTGCCGCACCAATGACAATTACCCTACAAGAAGCAGGTGATACTGCACTAAAAGAAGTTGTAGTTATTGGATACGGTACTAGAAAAAAGATTGATAATACTACTGCAATATCATCTATTAAAGCAGAAGAAATTACAAAAACAAAAGTTTTAAATGCTTCTCAGGCGATTCAAGGTAAAGCAGCAGGGGTTCAGGTAATTTCATCTGACTTGCCAGGAAGTACTCCTTCAGTAGTTATTAGAGGTTTAGGAACAGCATTAGGAGGAAGAAATCCTTTATATATTGTTGATGGGATGCAGACTGAAAACATCAATAATATTAATACAAACGATATTACTTCATATGAGGTTTTAAAAGATGCTTCCGCCTTAGCCATTTATGGTACAAGAGCTGCAAATGGTGTTATCATTGTTACAACAAAAAAAGGTAAAGGAGATAAAGTTTCTGTTGAAATCGAAAGCTTTGCAGGGGTAAGACAGCCTTTGAAAAAAGTTAAAATGGCGGGTAGTAATAAGTTTGCTTATTATACTAACGCTGCTTTACAATCAACAACTTTTTCACAAGATCAGCCTGTAAATACAGATTGGTTTGACGCAATTACAAGAACTGGTTCTTATACACAAAATAATATATCTGTTTCAGGAGGCGGAGAAAATATTAAATATTTCTTCAGCTTAGGAAATTACGAAGAGAAAGCAGTTTTAAACGGTTTAGATTACGGACGTACAACTTTTAGAAATAATAATGAATACAAGATTTCTAAAAAGCTGACTTTAAACCAAAACTTCAGTTTTACATCAACAAATTCAACTCCAAAACCATTAAGTGCATTTACAAACGCTTACAAACAATCACCAATTGTACCGGTTAGATTTGCTAACGGACAGTATGGTGTGTCAAGAGTTGGAGAAAACGGATTTGCAAACACTACAGGTTCAGCATTCAATAATGTTGGAAATCCTGTAGCTCAATTAGATCTTTTTGATGAGCAACAGAAAAGTGTTACTTTACAAGGAGGATTAAAATTAGATTATGAAATTTTACCATCTTTAAAATTTACATCACAATTTAATGGAGAGTACTATACTTGGAAACAATATAATTTTGAAGATTCTGAGAATATTTGGTTAGCAGCAAATCCTGATAAAACGTCAGCAGATTTTGATAAAAGAGTGGAAACTGAGAAAATTCCATATAATTTATTGACAAAAGGAAGAGAAGAATATTTTAACTGGAATTTATCTAATTATTTAACTTTCAATAAAGTATTTGACCAAATTCATGATGTTGAAGTAACAGCAGGTATTGAAACATCTGTTAGAGGTAACAGAGAAAAATTGACTATCGTTAGAAAAAATGTAAATGATGATTCTAATTATTGGTCTTTAAAAGACGTTGATTATGTTGCAAACGTAACAAGTTATAAAGATGAGGTTTTCAATGAGACTAAATTAGCTTCTTACTTTGGTCGTTTCCAATACAAATTAATGGATAGATACTTGTTAACTGGTACTATAAGACGTGACGGATCTTCAAATTTTGCTAAAGATTATCGTTGGGGAACTTTCCCGGCTTTTGGTTTGGGGTGGGTTATTACCAAAGAAGAATTTATGGCTGATGTTAAAGTAATTAATTTATTAAAATTAAGAGGAGGCTGGGGTAAACTTGGTAATCAAAATGTACCTCTTAACAGACAGGGTTATTCTTCTGGTTTAAATTCTTATTTAGGAGGTTCTATTTTATATGAAGGAACTACGATTAATTCTCAAATTGACCCAAGTTTGTCATGGGAGGTTACAGAAGAATCTTCTGTAGGTTTAGATTTTGAATTATTTGACAACAGACTTAAAGGTACTTTTGATTTATATAACAAAAATACTGATAATGTTATCTTAAATGTTAAGCCTTATATGGCTTCTGGTATTACTAATGCATCACCTGCTCACGTAGGAGAAGTTTCAAATAAAGGATATGAAGTTTCTTTACGTTGGGACGATAAAATTAATGATGAGTTATCTTACTGGGTTGGTGGTAACTTTTCAAGAAACAAAAACGAGCTTACTGGTTTAAAAGATGTGGTTTTATCACCAATTGAGGGAGGAAGTTTAGGAAATGGAGAAACAACTAAATTCCTTGACAATTCCTCTATAGGTCAGCCATTAGGAAGTTTCTTCTTGTATGAATATGCTGGTTTCGATACTGATAACGGTAAAATGCTTTATTATAATTTATTGGGACAAAAAGTAACACAAGACGCTTTGGGTGATGCTGATAAAAAATATGTTGGTTCGATTTTACCAAAAGCGAATTATGGAGTGACATTAGGAGTAAACTATAAAAACTTTGATTTCTCTGTTGATGGATATGGTACTTATGGTGCAAAAGTTTACAATGGAAAAAAAGCACAGCGTTTTGGAGGTGAAAACATGGAAGATTCATTTGCAAACAATTTCTGGACAGTAAATAATCCAACAGCTTCAAATCCGGGAGCATTTAATTCGACTCCGGTAGCTTCTACATTCTATTTAGAATCAGGAGATTTCTTTAGAATTAACAACATTACTTTTGGATATAAACTTCCTTTAAGTGAAAATAGCTTTATCAGTTATTGTAGATTATATGTAAATGCTATTAATCCATTTATTACACAAAAATTCTCAGGTTTTTCACCAGAGTTAAATGCAGACGGAGACCCGTACAAACTTCAGGGAGTAGAGTTGGATGCTTATCCAACATTAAGATCATTTGTAGTTGGTGCTAATTTAAAATTTTAA
- a CDS encoding helix-turn-helix and ligand-binding sensor domain-containing protein — translation MKSILIKSLFFFFIAFQIQAQELLPFVENYNKSDYQGDNQIWNVAQGKDKAMYFANNHYLLRYDGVVWEKYALPNKTIIRSILIEGDRIYSGSYKEFGYWYREDGKMHYVSITKNLRLFDEKDNEEIWKIFRYNGSLYFQSFNDVFIYNGKSIKKIKFPFLISYCFVVDKDLYVASVNKGLFKMNGSRIANPKGWNVLKNTVVHAIEKKDSKIYIFTQKRGIFTVEKNGLRAWDNPLNETLKSNGINVAKFIKNNKLVVGTGNKGVFIYDFNSDTYKNIDRNNVLMNNSVLSIGFDKEQDLWLGLDNGIAHVEVNSPISFFYDNSGILGSVYSVATTKKGYLIASNHGIFEFDSGNFKMMPNTQGQGWNITKINDKYIIGHNDGTFCYENGTLTKINNVSGGWNLSKSMINDTYFQSTYSGILVYHDPSDFKKNIIINDFTKPIKYVAQNKKNEIWAADNYRGLYRVLFDDNYKTKKIENITQQSKIKNDFGVKIFEFRDEILFLINNVWYTFNSISSKLEENELFNTNFKNISDVIAIDKNHFLVLQEGILYHIYAHDGKFIWNIIQEKYYKGKLINENLRIFRSRNHYLMNLDDGFISLQLGYLNKQNRGVKVEAYNNNGELLPEDGKIKHNTELRINVISGIYGASKPNLFYQINRGKNYIPISNGAIVLNNLGSGSHSVVIFKHDGANYDKVSGFDFKVSQPWYFSFWMILLYLLVVGAVLFFYYKWNKLRYTQKLKLQAEELKHQQEIFEMELKKENELNIQEYEKHILELELQSKSSEVAGKSLSIAKQSEMIENIQNILDSEKDFNKLKSEIKKAIKINEVNKHEWEIFEANLNQIHNEFISNLSKKYPHLTPKDIKLCIYLKMNLSSKEIAPMMNISFRGVELHRYRLRKKLGLNQEENLSKFLLSL, via the coding sequence TTGAAATCGATACTTATAAAATCACTTTTCTTCTTTTTCATTGCTTTTCAAATTCAAGCACAAGAATTACTTCCTTTCGTTGAAAATTACAACAAATCAGATTACCAGGGCGATAACCAGATTTGGAATGTGGCTCAGGGAAAAGATAAAGCGATGTATTTTGCCAATAATCACTATTTATTACGATATGATGGTGTCGTTTGGGAAAAATACGCGCTTCCTAATAAAACCATTATTCGTTCGATATTAATAGAGGGAGACCGAATTTATTCCGGCTCTTATAAAGAATTTGGATATTGGTATAGAGAAGATGGTAAAATGCATTATGTGTCGATTACCAAAAATCTGCGTTTATTTGATGAAAAAGACAATGAGGAAATCTGGAAAATTTTCAGATACAACGGTTCCCTGTATTTTCAGTCTTTTAACGATGTTTTTATCTATAACGGAAAAAGTATCAAAAAAATTAAATTTCCGTTTCTAATCTCCTATTGCTTTGTAGTCGATAAAGATCTTTATGTTGCATCTGTCAACAAAGGACTTTTTAAGATGAACGGTTCCAGAATAGCCAATCCAAAAGGCTGGAACGTTCTAAAAAATACTGTTGTACATGCAATTGAAAAAAAAGACAGTAAAATCTATATTTTTACACAAAAGCGAGGCATTTTTACAGTTGAAAAAAACGGACTGAGAGCCTGGGACAATCCGTTGAATGAAACTTTAAAATCAAACGGAATTAATGTCGCCAAATTTATTAAAAACAATAAACTGGTTGTAGGTACAGGAAATAAAGGCGTTTTTATTTATGATTTTAATTCGGATACTTATAAAAACATCGATCGGAACAATGTTTTAATGAACAATTCGGTTTTAAGCATCGGTTTTGATAAAGAACAAGATTTATGGCTCGGGCTTGATAACGGAATCGCCCATGTTGAAGTAAATTCTCCAATTTCATTTTTTTACGATAATTCGGGAATTTTAGGATCAGTATATTCGGTTGCCACAACCAAAAAAGGATATTTAATTGCTTCCAATCATGGAATTTTCGAATTCGATTCGGGAAATTTTAAAATGATGCCCAATACACAAGGACAGGGCTGGAATATTACAAAAATTAACGATAAATACATTATTGGTCATAACGACGGAACGTTTTGTTACGAAAACGGAACGTTAACTAAAATCAATAATGTCAGCGGTGGATGGAATTTGTCTAAAAGTATGATTAACGATACTTATTTTCAGTCCACATACAGCGGTATACTTGTTTATCACGATCCATCAGACTTTAAAAAGAATATAATAATCAATGATTTTACAAAGCCGATAAAATATGTAGCGCAAAACAAAAAAAATGAAATTTGGGCTGCAGATAATTATCGTGGTTTATACCGGGTATTATTTGATGATAATTATAAAACGAAAAAAATTGAAAATATCACGCAGCAAAGCAAAATCAAAAATGACTTTGGCGTAAAGATTTTCGAATTTAGAGATGAGATTCTCTTTCTCATCAATAATGTCTGGTATACATTTAATTCTATTTCGAGCAAACTGGAGGAAAATGAATTATTCAATACCAATTTTAAAAACATATCAGATGTAATTGCAATTGATAAAAATCATTTTCTGGTTCTGCAGGAAGGAATCTTATATCACATTTATGCCCATGACGGAAAATTTATCTGGAATATTATTCAGGAGAAATATTATAAAGGAAAACTGATTAATGAGAATCTCAGAATTTTCAGGAGCCGTAATCATTACCTGATGAATCTGGATGACGGTTTTATTTCTCTTCAGTTAGGTTATTTAAATAAGCAGAATAGAGGAGTAAAAGTTGAAGCTTATAATAATAATGGAGAATTACTGCCTGAAGACGGAAAAATAAAACACAATACAGAATTAAGAATAAATGTCATATCCGGAATTTATGGAGCAAGCAAACCAAATTTATTCTATCAGATTAACAGAGGGAAAAATTATATCCCGATTTCAAATGGCGCCATTGTTTTAAACAACTTAGGGAGCGGTTCTCATTCGGTTGTAATTTTTAAGCACGATGGTGCGAACTATGATAAAGTTTCCGGTTTTGATTTTAAAGTCTCACAGCCGTGGTATTTTTCTTTTTGGATGATACTATTGTATTTATTAGTTGTAGGAGCTGTATTATTTTTCTATTATAAATGGAATAAACTACGTTATACCCAAAAATTAAAATTACAGGCCGAAGAATTGAAGCATCAGCAGGAAATTTTTGAAATGGAATTGAAAAAAGAGAACGAGCTGAATATTCAGGAATATGAAAAGCACATTCTGGAACTTGAATTACAAAGCAAGTCCTCAGAAGTTGCCGGAAAATCTTTGTCTATAGCCAAACAAAGTGAAATGATCGAAAATATTCAGAACATTCTTGATTCTGAAAAAGATTTCAATAAACTTAAAAGCGAAATAAAGAAAGCTATTAAGATAAATGAAGTAAATAAACACGAATGGGAAATATTTGAAGCCAATTTAAATCAAATCCATAATGAGTTTATATCAAACTTATCTAAAAAATACCCGCATCTTACTCCAAAGGACATAAAACTGTGTATTTATCTTAAAATGAACCTTTCTTCAAAAGAAATTGCGCCTATGATGAACATCTCATTTAGAGGTGTAGAACTGCATAGATATCGCTTAAGAAAGAAATTAGGGCTGAATCAGGAAGAAAACCTGTCAAAATTTTTATTAAGTCTGTAA
- a CDS encoding DUF3995 domain-containing protein has protein sequence MAKIIAAVLFLVFLFLSLVHFYWAFGGKWGTEGVYPTPDDKTPPRNPGITATLIVAIVLSGFGIFYLIKVKIVSAVLPFWIDKYGLWILMVLFIIRSIGDFKYLGFFKKIKNTRFGQNDTRYFAPLCLIIGILTLLAIFMS, from the coding sequence ATGGCAAAAATCATTGCAGCAGTATTGTTTTTAGTATTTCTTTTTCTCTCATTAGTTCATTTTTACTGGGCTTTTGGAGGAAAATGGGGAACAGAAGGTGTTTATCCAACTCCTGATGATAAAACCCCGCCAAGAAATCCCGGAATTACTGCTACATTGATTGTTGCCATTGTTTTGTCTGGCTTTGGTATTTTTTATTTGATAAAAGTTAAAATCGTTTCTGCTGTACTGCCTTTTTGGATTGATAAGTATGGTCTTTGGATTTTAATGGTACTATTTATCATAAGATCCATTGGAGATTTCAAATATCTCGGTTTTTTCAAAAAAATAAAAAATACCAGATTCGGACAAAATGATACCCGATATTTTGCGCCATTATGCCTGATAATCGGTATTCTAACACTCCTAGCGATATTTATGAGCTGA
- a CDS encoding acetate/propionate family kinase, with amino-acid sequence MKILIINSGSSSIKYQLMVMPANEVICTGMIDRIGLDTSNITFKTASNSYEEILPIPSHKVGLQKVADLLLDPQTGVIKTTSEIAAVGHRVVHGGSYFSNTTIITEEVKEKIKELSELAPLHNPAHLVGINVAEEIFASAKQVAVFDTAFHQTVPVEAHKYAIPNFLLTEHKVRVYGFHGTSHKYVSKKAINYLEKKSKIITIHLGNGCSMAAIKDGKSIDTTMGFSPANGLIMGTRAGDIDQSVIFYMIKSLGYTADEVNSILLKQSGMLGLTGYSDLRDIESKAHQGNKECELALLMNAYRIRKTIGAYAAALNGLEAIVFTAGIGENSAFMRNLICTDMDYFGIEIDKEKNQIRSKELREINSANSIVKILVVPTDEEFEIANQVYHLLEE; translated from the coding sequence ATGAAAATATTAATTATAAATTCAGGAAGTTCCTCAATTAAATACCAATTAATGGTTATGCCGGCAAATGAAGTAATCTGCACAGGTATGATTGACAGAATTGGTTTAGATACATCAAATATTACCTTTAAAACGGCTTCAAATTCGTATGAAGAAATCCTGCCGATTCCTTCTCACAAAGTAGGTCTGCAAAAAGTAGCCGATTTGCTTTTAGATCCTCAAACAGGGGTAATTAAAACAACATCTGAGATTGCTGCAGTTGGTCACAGAGTAGTTCACGGAGGAAGTTATTTTTCTAACACAACCATTATTACAGAGGAAGTTAAAGAAAAAATTAAAGAACTTTCAGAATTAGCACCGCTTCACAATCCGGCGCACCTTGTAGGGATAAATGTTGCCGAAGAAATTTTCGCTTCAGCAAAACAAGTTGCTGTTTTTGACACCGCTTTTCATCAGACAGTTCCTGTTGAAGCACACAAATATGCGATTCCAAATTTCCTTTTAACAGAACACAAAGTTCGTGTATATGGATTTCATGGAACAAGCCACAAATACGTTTCAAAAAAGGCTATTAATTATTTAGAAAAAAAATCAAAAATAATTACAATCCACTTAGGAAATGGCTGCAGTATGGCTGCTATTAAAGACGGAAAAAGTATCGACACCACAATGGGATTCTCTCCTGCAAATGGTTTAATTATGGGAACCCGCGCCGGTGATATCGATCAGTCGGTTATTTTTTATATGATAAAAAGCCTTGGTTATACAGCAGATGAGGTGAATTCTATTTTGCTGAAACAGAGTGGTATGTTAGGTCTGACGGGTTACAGCGATTTACGTGATATTGAGTCAAAAGCGCATCAGGGAAATAAAGAATGCGAACTGGCATTATTGATGAATGCTTACCGAATCAGAAAAACAATTGGTGCTTATGCAGCTGCTTTAAACGGATTAGAAGCTATTGTATTTACAGCAGGAATTGGAGAAAATTCTGCTTTCATGCGTAATCTGATTTGTACAGATATGGATTATTTCGGAATTGAAATCGATAAAGAAAAAAATCAGATCCGTTCAAAAGAATTAAGAGAAATCAACTCAGCAAATTCGATCGTGAAAATTTTGGTTGTACCAACAGACGAAGAGTTCGAAATTGCAAATCAGGTTTATCATTTATTAGAAGAGTAA
- the pta gene encoding phosphate acetyltransferase, with the protein MSKAIYIATSDQNSGKSIITLGLMSILIGKTAKVGYFRPIVEDFVDGELDNHIETVLSHFNLDIKFEDAFAITKSKLIKKKNKGKIGEVLDLIIEKYKKLEERFDFVLVEGTSFTGEGTSIELDLNVLIAKNLGIPTIIIGSGVGKTLEELVDSLYLVYDSFKVKEVEVLSVFANKVQPENIELVTKSLQKSLPSNVLINTIPLISSLNNPTMQEIVNELDAKVLFGENYLNNEIGHYSVGAMQLHNYLVHLHDNALVITPGDRSDIILGALQANESANYPAISGIILTGNIFPEESILKLIEGLSAVVPIITVDGGTYNITNRIGKIKSEIYANNIHKIETSINTFEKYVDNDALSERLITFEAEGMTPKMFQYNMVKRARQHRKHIVLPEGNDDRIIIAASRLLAMDVVDISIIGDKKQIENKVTELGIAFDFSKVSIINPKESELYEDYANTYYELRKAKNVSITMARDLMEDVSYFGTMMVYKGHADGMVSGAAHTTQHTILPALQFIKTKPNSSVVSSVFFMCLEDRVSVFGDCAINPNPTAEQLAEIAISSAESSLAFGIEPKIAMLSYSSGSSGKGDEVDKVRTATEIVKQKRPDLKIEGPIQYDAAVDRAVGKSKMPNSEVAGQASVLVFPDLNTGNNTYKAVQRETGALAIGPMLQGLNKPVNDLSRGCTVDDIINTVVITAIQAQGM; encoded by the coding sequence ATGAGTAAAGCAATATATATTGCCACAAGTGATCAAAATAGTGGTAAATCGATTATTACGCTCGGACTAATGAGCATCTTAATTGGTAAAACAGCTAAAGTGGGCTATTTTAGGCCTATAGTCGAAGATTTTGTCGATGGTGAACTGGACAATCACATCGAGACAGTTTTGTCGCATTTTAACCTTGATATTAAGTTTGAAGATGCTTTTGCCATAACCAAGAGTAAACTGATAAAGAAAAAGAACAAAGGAAAAATAGGAGAAGTTCTGGATCTGATCATCGAAAAGTATAAAAAACTCGAGGAACGTTTTGATTTTGTTTTGGTAGAAGGGACAAGTTTTACCGGAGAAGGAACTTCAATCGAATTAGATTTGAACGTTTTAATTGCTAAAAACCTTGGAATCCCAACCATTATTATTGGTTCAGGAGTTGGTAAAACACTAGAAGAATTAGTAGACAGTTTGTACCTGGTTTATGATTCCTTCAAAGTAAAAGAGGTTGAGGTTTTATCTGTATTTGCCAATAAAGTGCAGCCGGAAAATATCGAGCTGGTTACGAAAAGCCTTCAGAAAAGTTTACCGTCAAATGTGCTGATAAATACGATTCCGCTTATTTCAAGTCTGAACAATCCAACCATGCAGGAAATTGTAAACGAACTGGATGCTAAGGTTTTATTTGGAGAAAACTATCTTAATAATGAAATCGGTCATTACAGCGTTGGAGCAATGCAGCTTCATAACTATCTGGTTCATTTACACGATAATGCCCTTGTAATAACTCCGGGTGATCGTTCAGATATTATTTTAGGCGCATTACAGGCTAATGAATCGGCAAATTATCCTGCAATTTCAGGTATTATCCTGACAGGGAATATTTTTCCGGAAGAAAGCATCTTAAAACTTATTGAAGGGCTTTCTGCTGTTGTTCCAATTATTACAGTAGACGGCGGTACTTACAATATTACCAACAGAATTGGTAAAATTAAATCTGAGATTTACGCCAACAATATTCATAAAATAGAAACATCGATCAATACTTTTGAGAAATACGTTGATAACGACGCGTTGTCTGAAAGATTAATCACTTTTGAAGCAGAAGGTATGACGCCAAAAATGTTTCAGTATAACATGGTTAAAAGAGCCAGACAGCACCGTAAACATATCGTTCTTCCGGAAGGAAATGATGACCGCATCATTATTGCAGCTTCAAGACTTTTAGCAATGGATGTTGTGGATATTTCGATCATTGGAGATAAAAAACAAATTGAAAATAAAGTAACAGAACTTGGAATTGCTTTTGATTTCTCTAAAGTAAGCATCATCAATCCAAAAGAATCTGAACTTTATGAAGATTATGCTAACACATATTACGAGCTTAGAAAAGCTAAAAATGTGAGTATTACAATGGCAAGGGATTTAATGGAAGATGTATCGTATTTTGGAACCATGATGGTCTACAAAGGTCATGCTGACGGAATGGTTTCGGGTGCAGCACATACTACACAGCATACCATTTTACCGGCACTTCAATTCATTAAAACAAAACCAAATTCATCTGTAGTGTCATCTGTGTTTTTCATGTGCCTAGAAGACAGGGTTTCTGTTTTTGGAGATTGTGCCATCAATCCAAACCCAACTGCAGAACAATTGGCAGAAATCGCAATTTCATCGGCAGAATCCAGCTTAGCTTTCGGAATTGAACCAAAAATTGCCATGCTTTCATATTCTTCAGGATCATCAGGAAAAGGAGATGAAGTAGATAAAGTAAGAACAGCAACGGAAATCGTAAAACAAAAACGTCCGGATTTAAAAATCGAAGGACCAATTCAATACGATGCGGCAGTCGATCGTGCGGTTGGAAAAAGTAAAATGCCAAATTCAGAAGTGGCAGGACAGGCAAGCGTTTTGGTTTTCCCTGATTTAAATACAGGAAACAATACTTATAAAGCCGTTCAGAGAGAAACCGGAGCTTTGGCAATCGGACCAATGTTACAAGGCTTAAACAAACCGGTAAACGACTTAAGCCGCGGCTGTACTGTAGACGATATTATCAATACCGTAGTAATTACAGCTATTCAGGCCCAGGGCATGTAA